Genomic segment of Thermoleophilia bacterium:
GGCGGGTCTTGGCAGCCGCGAACCTGTGGAAGCGCGAGAAGCTCACAGCCTGGGCCAGGCTCGCTTGGCCGATCCAAACGACAAAGACACGCAGTAGATGTGCAGTACGGGGGTCTATCTTATGGATGATGACCGAGCAGACACTGATAGGGTACTTCGGGGAGCGGCGCCGGGGTTGGGCGGCGCGCCGCGAAGCGCCGAGGCCGCGCCGAGCAGCTCCGGCGGCGGGGCATCCGACCTCGCTTCGGGCGCGCCTCCTGGTGCCAACGGCGCTGTCTCCCGCGCTGGTTCTGGCGCACCGCCGCGCATCGGCGGCATCGCTCTTCGCAACGGGCTCATTGTAGTAAGCGAGAGACACTGGGCGGCGGCGATCCGCGAACCCGACGGCGGCATAAAGGTGGCTTCGGGAAAGAAGGTGCCGCTTGCGCGTCCTGGAGCCTGGTCGGGGGTGCCGGTGGCGCGCGGTCTACTACGCTTTGCCGAGACGCTTGTAGTGCTCGGCATGGCCAAAGCCAAGTTGCCAAATGCCGAGCTTCCCATTGAGGGCAACCGGGTGGCTGCAGCTCTAGCTGTTTCGCTTGCTGCAAGCTCGGTTGTAAGAGCTGCGGCTCGTCGCTCGCCTGTGGCGGCTGAAATCGGCACAGCGTTGGCGGCGGTGGTTCCGGCTGTGCTGGCGGTGCGGGGTTCGGCTGTCTCCGGGTACCATGGTGCAGAGCACAAGGTAATCGGCGCGTGGGAGGCGGCATGGCGAGCGGGGCTGCGCGGGCCGGAGGCGCTACGGCGGGGGGTCATGCAAGAGGCGACCAAGGAGCACGAGCGTTGCGGCTCGAACATTGTGGGACCTTATCTAGTGGCAGGCGTGGCGGCCAACCTGCTTGCTCGCACCAGTTTAGGACGTAGATCGCGTCTGGCTTCGGCAGTTGCGTCGGCTGCGAGTTTGGGCGTGGCTCTGGAAGCGGTGCGGTGGGCAAATACGCATGCCGATTCACTGCTCGCCCGGCTATTGCTTGCTCCCGGTCGTCTTATTCAGAAGCGCTTTACCACTAGCGAACCTACGCCGGAGCAGCTGGAAGTGGGAAGGCGAGCTCTTGAGGAGCTACTGGCTCTGGAGAAGTTACTGTGAACTGGCTCCGGGAAGCTGCTGTGAGGTTGGGGTTCCTGCGAAGTTCAACCTGGTGTGAAGCTCAATTTGCTGTCAAGCTGATGAATGTAAAGAGAATGTGAAGGTGGTGACTAATGTTCTATCCAATATGTGTGGAACTTAAGGACAGGTCCCGTGTAGAGCAGGCGGTCGTAGTGCTCAATCCTGCCGAATCTAAGCGTCTCTTGGCCAAGGCGGTGGTGGCTTTGCCCGAGGTAAAAAAGGCTTTTGCCGAGCACCGGCTGGCGGTTTCTACTTGCTCTACGTGTGCCTACGTGCTTGAAGAACTAACGGGCGAAAAGCTTGCTCCTTTCTCCTACTGCATCGGCTTGGTGGCCGACGGCAAACTGACCATGACCCTGGAGCAGGACCGCGAAGGCGCTCGGTTCTTTGTGCGAGGAGAACGTGTGCAGCAAGACGCCCGCACCTTCTTTGAGTCTTTTGAGCGCGGCGACGTGGCCATAAAAGGCGCTAACGCTGTTGACCCGCAGGGCAATGCCGGCGTGCTGGCGGCAAATCCTCAGTCGGGCACTATCGGCGCCCTTATGAGTCGGGTGGCTGTTCGCGGGGGAGCCATCATCATGCCGGTCGGGCTTGAGAAGCTTATCCCGAGCGTGATCGATGCCGCAGCAGGCTGGGGTCAGCTCACACTGTCTAAGTGCATGGGGGTACCGGTTTGGCTGTTCCCCGTGACCGCCGGGCTGGTGGTGACGGAGATTGAGGCTCTTGGAGTTTTAGCTAACGTAGCCGTGCGTCATGTGGCTAGCGGCGGGGTTGGCGGCAGCGAGGGAGCGGTGGTGCTCTTGCTCGAGGGCTACCCTGAGAACTTGGCTAAAGCCTGGGAGATTGTTGAAAGCGTGAAGGGCGAGCCGCCAATCGCAGTGCCCCGGCATCAGCTTAGCAACTAGCAACCTCGCTGGGCCCGGCTGGGAGCTGGTTTGGGTTTGTTACACGGGGAGCGGCAGGGTTGAGTAAGCCAGGCAGCGAGGCCGCCAGTGGCATTGGCGAGCCCAGTCGGGCCAGTAGTCCGTATAGCAGTGGCCCGTATGCTCAGCCCCCCCGAGGACTAGGCCGGCGCAAAGGTACGGTTCTCATAGTCTCGTCCTTGGGGGGCTTTCTGGTCACCTTCATGGGCTCGTCGATAAACATCGCGCTGCCCCTGATTGGAGCCGAGTTCAAGGTCTCTGCGGTAACCCTGAGCTGGGTGTCCCTGGCCTATGTTCTGGTTTCGGGGGCTTGCCTGCTCCCCGCGGGGCGGCTGGCGGACCTTTATGGGCGGGTGCGCATCTTTACCTACGGGATGGTGGTATTTAGCGTCTTCAGCTTGGCCAGTGCTTTTGCTCCTTCCGCAACAGTTCTACTGATTCTGCGGGCTCTTAACGGCATCGGTCTTGCTACTGGATCAGCCACTAACGCCGCGCTGGTCATTACAGCCTATCCTCCTGACACCAGAGGCAGGGCGCTGGGCCTAAACGTGGCTTGCATCTACTCAGGCCTGACCTTGGGTCCTGTCCTGGGCGGGTTCATCGTCCATCAGCTGGGGTGGCGCTCTCTCTTTATCATCACAGGCCTTCTGGGTCTGGTGAATGTGTGGCTGCCGGCCAGGCGGCTTCTTAGTCTTGATCGGCGACACGAGGCCGCGGGACGCTTTGACGTGGTCGGTTCGGGGATCTACGCTGTCGGGCTCACCGCCATGCTGGTAGGGCTTTCGTACCTGCCCGGGCTTGTGGGAGTCTGCATGACTGCTGCCGGAGCGTTCGGCCTAGGGCTGTTTGTGTGGTGGGAAGGTAGGGCTTCCGATCCGCTGCTTCGCTTGTCGCTTTTTCGCAGAAACCGCGTGTTTGCCTTGGCTAATGCAGCTGCTCTTATCCAGTACGCCGCGACCTCGGCTGTGGTCTTTCTTCTCAGCCTGTATCTGCAGTACAACCGGGGGCTCGATCCTCAAAAAGCGGGCCTGGTGCTGGTTACCGGAAGCGTTGTGCAGGTGCTACTTGCCCCCCTGGTGGGCCGGCTCACTGATCGTTTAGACACAAGATATCTGGCGTCGGGCGGGATGGCAGCGGGCGTGCTAGGTATATTAGGCCTCAGCTTTGCTGGATCCGCGACGCCGTTTTGGTACATCATCGTTATGTTGTGTGTGCTAAATGGGGGAGTCGCGTTTTTCTCCACCCCGAACACTCACGCCGTCATGAACAGCGTACACACGCGCTTGGTGGGAGTAGCATCGGCCACTCTGGCTACTATGCGGCAGGCGGGAATGAATCTAAGCCAGGGCATCGCTACCATGATTCTAGCCTTGGAGGTCGGCCGTCGAGCCATCCAACCGGCTGACTATCCGCAGCTGCTGGAAAGTCTACGCATTAGCTACTGGATATTCACGGCTCTACCGGTTGTGGGGGTGGCGGCGTCGCTGGTGGGCCCGCGTCGGAAGGCGGAGCGGCCGATCGACGGGGAGGCAGGTCGGTACGAGTAGTACAGGTAGGGAGTGGCAGGGGTAGGGGGTGGGTAGGATGGCGGGCGGAAAGTACGGCAAGTGTGAGTTATTGCTCCCAACTACGTGAAAGACCCGGAGCGCATCATCCGGCAGGAGGATCAGGCTGCTGCACAATCGCCCGGTCCGTTTTTTGTTGCGGCTGATCCGATCCGCGGACCAAACAGGCTATGTGCTACTCTATTGCGAGATGTTCATCGCTCAGCGTGGAGTCGTCGCCGTGGCGCCTGTTTTGGAAAATGGGGGTTATGACAATTCACGCGGGAAAACCTCGCGAACTTTGGAGAAGGGTCTGCGCCTGCTAGATCTCTTTGACGTTGAACATCAGGAGTGGACCTTGCGAGATCTGCGCGAGGCCACGGGCGAGTCCAAGACTACTGTGCTTAGGCTCGTCAAGACGCTGGAAAGTCTTGGCTACCTTACGCGGGACGAGCGCAGCGGCCGATACCGTCTCGGAGCAAGCGTTACTAAACTGGCGTATGTGGTCTTTCCACACAATGAGCTTGTCCGTGTTGCGGCTCCCTTCATGCGCAGACTGTCGGAGCAAACAAACGAGACGGTGGACATCATGGTGGAGGTGGAGCCCGGCGCCGTAATGTCGCTCTACGATTCGACCACACGTTTTCTCCGTACGCAGTCTTCTATCGGCAAGGTTCTTAGGCCGGGTCTTTCTCAGGCGGGGATT
This window contains:
- a CDS encoding DUF1385 domain-containing protein; the protein is MDDDRADTDRVLRGAAPGLGGAPRSAEAAPSSSGGGASDLASGAPPGANGAVSRAGSGAPPRIGGIALRNGLIVVSERHWAAAIREPDGGIKVASGKKVPLARPGAWSGVPVARGLLRFAETLVVLGMAKAKLPNAELPIEGNRVAAALAVSLAASSVVRAAARRSPVAAEIGTALAAVVPAVLAVRGSAVSGYHGAEHKVIGAWEAAWRAGLRGPEALRRGVMQEATKEHERCGSNIVGPYLVAGVAANLLARTSLGRRSRLASAVASAASLGVALEAVRWANTHADSLLARLLLAPGRLIQKRFTTSEPTPEQLEVGRRALEELLALEKLL
- a CDS encoding MFS transporter, encoding MSKPGSEAASGIGEPSRASSPYSSGPYAQPPRGLGRRKGTVLIVSSLGGFLVTFMGSSINIALPLIGAEFKVSAVTLSWVSLAYVLVSGACLLPAGRLADLYGRVRIFTYGMVVFSVFSLASAFAPSATVLLILRALNGIGLATGSATNAALVITAYPPDTRGRALGLNVACIYSGLTLGPVLGGFIVHQLGWRSLFIITGLLGLVNVWLPARRLLSLDRRHEAAGRFDVVGSGIYAVGLTAMLVGLSYLPGLVGVCMTAAGAFGLGLFVWWEGRASDPLLRLSLFRRNRVFALANAAALIQYAATSAVVFLLSLYLQYNRGLDPQKAGLVLVTGSVVQVLLAPLVGRLTDRLDTRYLASGGMAAGVLGILGLSFAGSATPFWYIIVMLCVLNGGVAFFSTPNTHAVMNSVHTRLVGVASATLATMRQAGMNLSQGIATMILALEVGRRAIQPADYPQLLESLRISYWIFTALPVVGVAASLVGPRRKAERPIDGEAGRYE
- a CDS encoding IclR family transcriptional regulator, producing MLLYCEMFIAQRGVVAVAPVLENGGYDNSRGKTSRTLEKGLRLLDLFDVEHQEWTLRDLREATGESKTTVLRLVKTLESLGYLTRDERSGRYRLGASVTKLAYVVFPHNELVRVAAPFMRRLSEQTNETVDIMVEVEPGAVMSLYDSTTRFLRTQSSIGKVLRPGLSQAGIKILVAFRPMETWDQIIAQSIIRHTDRTITDPEELRRQLLAARDEGVAYDFGEWSTELAAVAAPVFGADGSLRAALSVISPVERFNPEIQSRHADLVREAAADISKELGAPPEKVAFLRNRSA